The following coding sequences are from one Pigmentibacter sp. JX0631 window:
- a CDS encoding DMT family transporter — protein sequence MKSTLSPSWILGLLAGVVLTLMINFNSHLAKITSPLFASWTAHGIGTLTAILIIYLNSIVNKIEKEPLKKIPLWSYFGGIPGAFTVILAVIAVNTTLGLSGTLSLMLVGQIIFGIFSDLFGLFGTTKKSVNLKDFFVIFLILTGSWLIINFRT from the coding sequence ATGAAAAGTACTCTTTCACCTTCATGGATTCTTGGATTACTTGCTGGCGTTGTTCTTACTTTGATGATTAATTTTAATAGTCATTTAGCAAAAATAACTTCTCCTCTATTTGCTTCTTGGACAGCCCACGGAATAGGAACGCTAACTGCTATTCTTATTATATACTTAAATTCTATTGTTAATAAAATTGAAAAAGAGCCTCTGAAGAAGATTCCTCTCTGGAGTTACTTTGGAGGAATTCCGGGGGCTTTCACAGTAATTTTAGCAGTAATTGCAGTTAATACAACTTTAGGTCTTTCTGGTACTTTATCCTTAATGCTAGTTGGGCAAATTATTTTTGGAATTTTTTCAGACCTCTTTGGATTATTTGGCACGACTAAAAAATCTGTAAATTTAAAAGATTTTTTCGTTATATTCCTCATTTTAACAGGAAGTTGGCTCATTATTAATTTTAGGACTTAA
- a CDS encoding DMT family transporter, whose product MTYFIFLAILNGIIIGTSRSINGKLSFYVGPLKASFWNHLGGFLFLSLLLYFLDSYKYFYTTIIPLLYLLGGVFGALFVTLNSYVFTKMGAVKTALLVISGQMISSVLLDFNFKNKISIFAQIIGIILIITGIYLSKLEKLPFLKQSLKIK is encoded by the coding sequence ATGACATATTTTATATTCCTTGCTATATTAAATGGTATTATAATTGGTACAAGTAGATCTATTAATGGAAAATTAAGTTTTTATGTTGGACCGCTAAAGGCTTCTTTTTGGAATCATTTAGGTGGTTTTTTATTTTTAAGCCTTCTCCTTTATTTCTTAGATAGCTACAAATATTTTTATACGACCATAATACCTTTATTATATTTATTAGGCGGAGTTTTTGGAGCTTTATTTGTAACATTAAATAGCTATGTATTTACGAAAATGGGAGCAGTAAAAACAGCTTTACTTGTCATAAGTGGACAAATGATTTCTAGCGTTTTGCTAGACTTTAATTTCAAAAATAAAATCTCTATTTTTGCACAAATTATTGGTATCATATTAATTATAACAGGAATTTATTTATCCAAATTAGAAAAATTACCTTTTTTAAAGCAAAGTTTAAAAATCAAATAA
- a CDS encoding tautomerase family protein: MPHIIIKHFPSSSKEQRDKITLDIIQTISRNLNCSENVISISFEEIEKENWFKEVYKPEIIEKKNLLHKQPNY, translated from the coding sequence ATGCCGCATATTATAATAAAACATTTTCCCTCAAGTAGCAAAGAGCAGAGGGACAAAATTACTTTAGATATCATTCAAACAATTTCAAGAAATTTAAATTGCTCTGAAAATGTTATTTCAATTTCATTTGAAGAAATAGAGAAAGAAAATTGGTTTAAAGAAGTTTACAAACCGGAAATTATAGAAAAAAAAAATTTACTACACAAACAGCCAAATTATTAA
- a CDS encoding amino acid adenylation domain-containing protein, whose translation MQKINSQLEGENLYIINRIIENNLNFEESKFENSHKEILNKKNIFSKLLINCVRYSEKNAVTYNDVNYTYEDFLKYILNIKRRLNKIISSNKQIIAVYLENPLDIITSIWGIISFGSSYLPLSIEYPDNRIKYMLENSNVTNIITSKKLSKKIGSLVNSVENIILSESFSDNFAEKFEINHLLEPNNIKSEDLCYVIYTSGSTGNPKGVMINHENILNQMDWLEKNQSINSNSIILQKTPISFDAAQWEILSLACGSQVVLTDSYSYMDPAKIISYINKHKINTLQCVPTLLQGLLDTKELKSCNTLKHLFVGGEALNKSLISKASKEIQFCNFINLYGPTECTINSSALNINIKKLDTYENIISIGKPISNMYYYVLDKNLEITPIGEIGELYIAGKGVGQGYLNNLMTTNERFLSNPFSMTKDDKILYKTGDLVRLIDDGSYLYCGRADNQIKLRGYRIELDEIKATIEMNQWIKHAAVIVKNEKQYNSDYLIAFIELNTNEAVLMDQGKFSPHHISKENKHQVLMQLAENGIHSKNDLELKSAYSLNYKTPTEEMMQFTFSRKSYRYFDGNILNNESIFKLISDFQTAKNSVKKFISDLSFDNFSEILRYFGKYKSSERLLPKYSYASPGALYATQMYLECNNLSFINNGCYYYHPVDHKLFNFCNIHSGKENYLKIHFIGKKSAIENVYQLNVSEVLEFETGHILGVFDKILPKFGLEITNTEYDPNILNTLNLNTDYIYLGSYQVTSNNNLDKFKDIEVYFQNQNNYFKQLETGLYEIKQNKLNKVSSDYVLENEVIAINQIVYQRSQFGISLINKKSSWHQYIDLGRYLQHLQMNDINIGLMSSGYSSKSGHSLPTALKLEKILGLSKESASYFCLGGSISLEQKKDMGMKEDSVHMQGPIEIILEDLKKKLPNFMIPNKIVTLEKIPLTANGKIDTEYLKTIDIDIKSTSIIKPRSDLEEIIYQIWIDELKIKEFSVTDNFFLLGGNSITIIKILKRLKNEFNIDIPIQSFFEYKSIDKLTEFIKSRNIKTLNRIINLNEKEENESIFCWPGLGGFCLNLKNLSKSIKSECTFYGIQSYGLNENEKPYNSIEEMSKKDLELIKKIKPTGPYKLWGYSFGAQLAYETCYLLESLGEEVSEVVLIAPGMPSIKNSVLDSNTLGEIASFKNKKFIAILFSVFFGKVNTPLLEICINNCYNEELFINFILTNNNAFDYQMAKRIVELVKSTYNFISTNKLTNKIIKAPIKIFLTQGDNISNFERDLLHLKDNIIIKNIPLDHYSILQEENFNF comes from the coding sequence TTGCAAAAAATAAATAGCCAATTAGAAGGTGAAAACCTTTATATAATAAATAGAATTATTGAAAATAATTTAAATTTTGAAGAAAGCAAATTTGAAAATTCACACAAAGAAATTTTAAATAAAAAAAATATTTTTTCCAAACTTTTAATTAATTGTGTCAGATATTCTGAAAAAAATGCTGTAACATATAATGATGTCAATTATACCTATGAAGATTTTCTTAAATATATCTTAAATATTAAAAGACGCTTAAACAAAATAATTTCTAGTAATAAACAAATTATAGCTGTTTATTTGGAAAACCCTCTTGACATAATTACTAGCATATGGGGAATAATATCGTTTGGATCGTCTTACCTACCTCTATCTATAGAGTATCCTGATAATAGAATAAAATATATGCTTGAGAATAGTAATGTAACAAATATTATTACGTCTAAAAAATTATCCAAAAAGATAGGTAGTTTGGTCAATTCAGTAGAAAATATAATTTTAAGTGAATCATTTTCAGATAACTTTGCAGAAAAATTTGAAATAAATCATTTACTAGAACCCAATAATATAAAAAGTGAAGACTTATGCTATGTCATTTACACATCCGGAAGTACAGGCAATCCAAAAGGAGTTATGATAAATCATGAGAATATTTTAAATCAGATGGATTGGTTAGAAAAAAATCAAAGTATTAATAGTAATTCAATAATACTTCAAAAAACTCCAATAAGTTTTGATGCTGCACAATGGGAAATATTATCTTTGGCTTGTGGCTCACAAGTTGTTCTGACTGACTCGTATAGTTACATGGATCCTGCAAAAATAATATCTTATATTAATAAGCATAAAATAAATACTTTACAATGTGTCCCAACTCTTCTCCAAGGATTGCTAGATACAAAAGAATTAAAATCATGTAATACTTTAAAACATCTTTTCGTAGGTGGAGAAGCTTTAAATAAATCACTGATTTCTAAAGCATCAAAAGAAATTCAATTTTGCAATTTTATAAATCTGTATGGCCCTACAGAATGTACCATAAATTCTTCAGCGCTTAATATAAATATTAAAAAATTAGACACCTATGAAAATATAATTTCAATAGGTAAACCTATTTCAAATATGTATTACTATGTATTGGATAAAAACTTAGAAATCACCCCAATAGGAGAAATTGGAGAACTTTATATTGCTGGAAAAGGAGTAGGTCAAGGATATTTAAACAACTTAATGACTACTAATGAAAGATTTTTATCAAATCCTTTTTCAATGACTAAAGATGACAAAATTCTTTATAAAACTGGAGATTTGGTAAGACTAATAGACGATGGATCATATTTATACTGCGGCAGAGCTGATAATCAAATAAAGCTAAGAGGGTATAGAATAGAGTTGGATGAAATTAAAGCTACAATTGAAATGAATCAATGGATTAAACATGCTGCAGTAATTGTTAAAAATGAAAAACAATACAATAGTGATTATCTAATAGCATTTATTGAATTAAATACCAATGAAGCTGTTTTAATGGATCAAGGAAAATTTTCACCTCATCACATTAGTAAAGAAAATAAACACCAGGTTTTAATGCAATTAGCAGAAAATGGGATTCATAGTAAAAATGATCTAGAATTAAAAAGCGCATATTCCTTAAACTATAAAACTCCAACTGAAGAAATGATGCAATTTACTTTTTCAAGAAAAAGTTACCGGTATTTTGATGGAAATATTCTGAATAATGAAAGTATTTTTAAATTGATTTCTGATTTTCAGACTGCAAAAAATTCCGTTAAAAAATTTATTTCTGATTTGTCATTTGATAACTTCAGTGAAATTCTTAGATATTTTGGTAAATATAAAAGCTCCGAAAGACTTTTACCAAAATATTCTTACGCTTCCCCTGGAGCTCTTTATGCGACTCAAATGTACTTGGAATGCAATAATTTAAGCTTTATTAATAATGGATGCTATTACTATCATCCTGTAGATCATAAACTCTTTAATTTTTGTAATATTCATTCCGGAAAAGAAAATTATTTAAAAATCCATTTTATCGGTAAAAAATCTGCAATAGAAAATGTTTATCAACTAAATGTTTCAGAGGTATTAGAGTTTGAAACGGGGCATATATTAGGAGTATTTGATAAAATATTGCCTAAATTTGGACTTGAAATTACAAATACTGAGTATGATCCTAATATACTAAATACCTTAAATTTAAATACAGACTATATCTATTTAGGATCGTATCAAGTAACTTCAAACAATAATTTAGATAAATTTAAAGATATTGAAGTTTATTTTCAAAATCAAAATAATTATTTCAAACAACTTGAAACTGGCCTATACGAAATAAAACAAAATAAACTAAACAAAGTATCTAGTGATTATGTTTTAGAAAATGAAGTTATTGCTATTAATCAAATTGTTTATCAAAGATCACAATTTGGAATTAGTTTAATTAATAAAAAGTCTAGCTGGCACCAATACATTGATTTAGGTAGATATTTACAACATCTTCAAATGAATGATATCAATATTGGATTAATGTCCTCTGGCTATAGTTCTAAATCTGGACATAGTTTACCAACGGCTCTTAAATTAGAAAAAATATTAGGTCTTAGTAAAGAAAGTGCATCATATTTTTGTCTCGGTGGTTCGATAAGTCTTGAGCAAAAAAAAGATATGGGAATGAAAGAAGACTCAGTTCATATGCAAGGTCCTATCGAAATTATTTTAGAAGATCTCAAAAAGAAATTACCTAATTTCATGATTCCAAATAAAATAGTTACTTTAGAGAAAATTCCTCTGACAGCAAACGGTAAAATAGATACTGAGTATTTAAAGACAATAGATATAGATATAAAATCAACAAGCATTATAAAACCAAGAAGTGATCTTGAAGAAATTATATATCAAATATGGATTGACGAACTTAAAATAAAAGAGTTTTCAGTAACAGATAATTTTTTCTTATTGGGTGGAAATTCAATAACAATTATTAAAATACTAAAAAGATTAAAAAATGAATTTAATATCGATATTCCAATTCAATCATTTTTTGAATATAAAAGCATTGATAAATTAACTGAATTTATTAAATCCAGAAACATAAAAACATTAAATAGAATTATTAATTTAAATGAAAAAGAAGAAAATGAATCAATTTTTTGCTGGCCTGGGTTGGGTGGATTTTGTTTAAATTTAAAAAATTTAAGTAAATCAATAAAATCAGAGTGTACATTTTATGGTATACAATCATATGGATTGAATGAAAATGAAAAGCCATATAATTCTATAGAAGAAATGAGCAAAAAAGATCTGGAATTAATAAAGAAAATTAAACCTACTGGGCCATATAAGCTTTGGGGTTATTCTTTTGGCGCTCAACTGGCATATGAAACTTGTTACTTGTTAGAAAGCTTAGGAGAAGAAGTATCTGAAGTTGTATTAATAGCTCCAGGGATGCCTAGTATAAAAAATTCAGTACTTGATTCAAATACACTTGGAGAAATAGCTTCTTTCAAAAATAAAAAATTTATTGCAATTTTATTTTCTGTATTCTTTGGCAAAGTTAATACGCCATTATTAGAAATATGTATAAATAATTGCTATAATGAAGAACTATTTATTAATTTTATTTTAACTAATAATAATGCTTTTGATTATCAAATGGCAAAACGGATAGTAGAATTAGTAAAATCAACATATAATTTTATTTCGACAAACAAATTAACAAATAAAATTATTAAAGCTCCTATCAAAATTTTCTTAACACAAGGTGACAATATTTCTAATTTTGAAAGAGATTTATTACATTTGAAAGATAATATTATTATTAAAAATATACCATTAGATCATTATTCCATTCTTCAAGAAGAAAATTTTAATTTTTAA
- a CDS encoding pseudouridine-5'-phosphate glycosidase translates to MLKIKKHPLLKYSEEVLDALQNQKPVVGVESTVIAHGLPFPENLITAQKIENVIRESGSIPATISLKNGHFLIGMNNEELEQFASTKGIPKVSSRDIPVILANKGLGATTVASSLVACDLAEIPFFASAGIGGVHRGAETSMDISADLIQFTRSKVAVVCAGAKNILDLNLTMEYLETQCIPIISYKSDDFPAFYCISSGIKSPHRIDDEEVIAKIIEKHWELGNKSSVVITSPINTEDAIAREEVEDIINKAMIAAEHAGIKGPMATPYLMKAVAQATAGKTVKANMSVLISTAELAGKLAKAHMNYLQNQMLN, encoded by the coding sequence ATGTTGAAAATAAAAAAACATCCTTTGCTTAAATACAGTGAAGAAGTACTTGATGCATTGCAAAATCAAAAGCCAGTTGTTGGAGTTGAATCTACTGTAATTGCGCATGGTCTACCCTTTCCTGAAAATTTAATAACTGCCCAAAAAATCGAAAACGTAATTCGTGAATCAGGAAGTATTCCAGCAACTATCAGTCTTAAAAACGGTCATTTTTTAATTGGAATGAATAATGAAGAATTAGAGCAATTCGCTTCGACTAAAGGAATTCCAAAAGTTAGTAGCAGAGATATTCCAGTTATCTTAGCAAATAAAGGTCTTGGCGCGACAACAGTAGCTTCTTCACTGGTTGCATGTGATTTAGCTGAAATTCCATTTTTTGCTTCTGCCGGAATTGGAGGAGTACATAGAGGAGCGGAAACTAGTATGGATATTTCAGCAGATTTAATTCAATTTACCCGATCAAAAGTTGCTGTTGTCTGTGCTGGCGCGAAAAATATTTTAGACTTAAATCTAACTATGGAATATTTAGAAACACAATGCATTCCAATTATTTCTTATAAATCCGATGATTTTCCTGCATTTTATTGCATATCTAGTGGAATAAAAAGCCCGCACAGAATCGATGATGAAGAAGTGATAGCAAAAATTATTGAAAAGCATTGGGAATTAGGAAATAAAAGTTCTGTAGTAATAACAAGCCCAATAAATACTGAAGATGCTATTGCAAGAGAAGAGGTTGAAGACATAATTAATAAAGCAATGATTGCAGCAGAACACGCAGGAATTAAAGGACCAATGGCTACTCCTTATTTAATGAAAGCTGTTGCTCAAGCGACTGCAGGAAAAACCGTAAAAGCAAATATGTCTGTATTAATTAGTACTGCAGAATTAGCTGGAAAATTAGCAAAAGCACATATGAATTATTTACAAAATCAAATGTTAAATTAA
- a CDS encoding questin oxidase family protein, translated as MENIININSNRSLKTVPDLLNDISNHIEFNGHLSNHNKHAVVALARLSADINLINKFYFEYIECTTYGCGLEPPKISRHHITKQNWKEYLGKRTSYTSYYEFFKSEIEIHGLNRVLSEYLPHLLPGWVSSLTHAAIHLGWGLDIKNKCMITEGLAYLCFSFISCHPEKVLKEESEVFNSPINSFLNILDEIDKDPLQFKNYIDSILKKEEEENNFNFHPELKRSGTQLRIATVLKYGHPLIYSEQAWISNLSTEESWNELFYLTTLIYLHYSCNFVVLHLLTSLHALKEIAFYLNKEEEQECLKNYWIGMNCILFAMVTMPNKNEFNQLIDKYCNKFDDFSDNNISKYWKNIIESAYVEKEEHNPKMVYVLKKIWEESGYKTIYRIAANQFTTTPGLPESFKLMPNES; from the coding sequence ATGGAAAATATAATTAATATTAATAGTAACAGAAGTTTAAAAACGGTTCCAGATCTACTTAATGACATCTCAAATCATATTGAATTTAATGGACACTTATCTAATCATAATAAACATGCTGTAGTTGCTCTTGCTAGACTTTCAGCAGACATAAATTTAATAAATAAATTTTATTTTGAATATATTGAATGTACGACATATGGTTGTGGATTAGAACCACCAAAAATTTCAAGGCATCATATAACTAAACAAAATTGGAAAGAATATTTAGGAAAAAGGACAAGTTATACTTCTTATTATGAATTTTTTAAATCTGAAATTGAAATACATGGATTAAATAGAGTTCTTTCTGAATATTTACCACATTTACTCCCTGGTTGGGTTAGCTCATTAACTCATGCAGCAATCCATTTAGGTTGGGGTTTAGACATTAAAAATAAATGTATGATCACTGAAGGACTAGCCTACTTGTGCTTTTCATTTATATCATGCCATCCTGAAAAAGTTTTAAAAGAAGAGTCTGAAGTTTTTAATTCTCCAATAAATTCTTTTTTAAATATCCTAGATGAAATTGATAAAGATCCTCTACAATTTAAAAATTACATTGATTCCATATTAAAAAAAGAAGAGGAAGAAAACAATTTTAATTTCCATCCCGAGTTAAAACGTTCAGGAACACAATTAAGAATAGCGACAGTTCTTAAGTATGGTCATCCGTTAATTTATTCAGAACAAGCATGGATAAGTAATTTATCAACGGAAGAATCATGGAATGAATTATTTTACTTAACTACCTTAATTTATCTTCACTATTCATGCAATTTTGTAGTTCTCCATCTTTTAACTTCTCTTCATGCATTAAAAGAAATTGCTTTCTATTTAAATAAAGAAGAAGAGCAAGAGTGTTTAAAAAATTATTGGATTGGTATGAATTGTATTCTATTTGCTATGGTGACAATGCCAAACAAAAATGAATTTAATCAATTAATTGATAAATATTGCAATAAATTTGATGATTTTAGCGATAATAATATTTCTAAATATTGGAAAAATATTATAGAAAGTGCCTATGTTGAAAAAGAAGAACATAATCCTAAAATGGTATATGTTTTAAAAAAAATTTGGGAAGAGTCAGGGTATAAAACAATATATAGAATTGCAGCAAACCAATTTACAACTACTCCTGGGCTTCCTGA
- a CDS encoding HAD family hydrolase, which produces MNNGVIFDLDGTLIDTPAGIVEGFLYSLKCLNYSDVSVLDIRNTIGLPLEKAFASLLNVELGNELISLAIKNYHKAFNEIVLPKAKNLIFPGVVEGLTNLKERGYILAIATSKYLKSANNLLSAAELLNYFELIVGADLVKQPKPHPEMGLLVIEKLQLEPKNSFMIGDTTHDLLMAKDAGLRSLGVTYGIHDKSKLETAEPELISDNFNSVIQYILKQNLRK; this is translated from the coding sequence ATGAATAATGGAGTTATCTTTGATTTAGATGGAACACTAATCGATACCCCTGCAGGAATTGTTGAAGGATTTTTATATTCTTTAAAATGTTTAAATTATAGTGATGTAAGTGTTCTAGATATTAGAAATACAATAGGACTTCCTCTAGAAAAGGCATTTGCATCACTTCTTAATGTTGAATTAGGAAATGAACTTATTTCTTTAGCAATTAAAAACTACCACAAAGCATTTAATGAAATAGTTTTGCCCAAAGCTAAAAACCTTATTTTTCCAGGTGTTGTGGAAGGACTTACCAACTTAAAAGAGCGTGGATATATATTGGCAATTGCTACTAGTAAATATTTAAAAAGTGCAAATAATTTACTATCTGCTGCAGAGTTACTTAATTATTTTGAATTAATAGTTGGAGCAGATCTCGTCAAACAGCCAAAACCTCATCCAGAAATGGGTTTACTTGTTATCGAAAAATTACAGTTAGAACCCAAAAATTCTTTTATGATTGGCGATACTACGCATGATTTACTTATGGCAAAAGATGCTGGACTACGTAGCTTAGGTGTAACCTATGGGATTCATGATAAAAGCAAATTAGAAACCGCAGAGCCTGAACTTATTTCTGATAATTTTAATTCAGTAATTCAATATATACTAAAACAAAACTTACGGAAATAA